In Nitrososphaerota archaeon, the DNA window TACACAGTCTATCTCATAACAGGGAGCGACACGTCGACAGCGATCACTTCAATCTCTGTCTTTGTGGCCTGACCCCATATTCTCTTCCGCCTTCATCGCTGTCTTGATTGACTCCGCTGCTCCGCGCATTTCCTCCTCCGAGAACCGTCTTCTTTCCACAAACCTTCCCCTGTCCTCCATCTTCACCGGGATGACGTGCACATGGACGTGGGCGACCACCTGGTTCGCGGCCTCCCCATTGTTCTGCACGAACCGAAATCCATCCGCTCCTACGGCCGCGACCACGGCCCTGGAAACCCTCGAAGCGACTCGGAATAGCTCAGCAATGTCCTCATCTTTCATGTCCCAGATCGTCTCTCCGTGCTCCTTCGGGCAGACGAGGGTGTGCCCCTTCGAGAACGGGAAGGCATCCAGGAACGCGATG includes these proteins:
- a CDS encoding HIT domain-containing protein: MKRIPSTAGGGPEGCVFCGIVSGASPSHRVYEDEKYIAFLDAFPFSKGHTLVCPKEHGETIWDMKDEDIAELFRVASRVSRAVVAAVGADGFRFVQNNGEAANQVVAHVHVHVIPVKMEDRGRFVERRRFSEEEMRGAAESIKTAMKAEENMGSGHKDRD